A region of Bacillus rossius redtenbacheri isolate Brsri chromosome 2, Brsri_v3, whole genome shotgun sequence DNA encodes the following proteins:
- the LOC134529329 gene encoding carbohydrate sulfotransferase 11 isoform X2 yields the protein MWELYLIWKLNRVACTNWKRIFLVLTGQANTTDVLAIPASVAHEKGLLSKLSNYSVADINLFLKTFSKFLFVRHPFERLLSAYHNKLEQRYHSSKYFQTRFGRFIIKNYRINPSNESLIKGDDVTFNEFAAYLVDPKMSFNEHWIPIYNLCHPCLINYDIIGKYETLYEDSDFVLRSAGVHTKFPRLTKTSSTSNKLYKYFNSLSENTINKLYNIYLLDFKLFGYTLNKF from the coding sequence gtTGCTTGTACAAACTGGAAAAGAATTTTTCTGGTTTTAACTGGACAAGCCAACACAACTGATGTTCTGGCTATTCCAGCAAGTGTTGCTCATGAAAAGGGGCTTTTGTCAAAACTGAGCAACTATTCTGTTGcagacattaatttatttttaaaaacattttcaaagtttttatttgtGAGGCATCCTTTTGAGAGGTTGCTTTCAGCATACCACAACAAATTAGAACAGCGTTATCATAGCTCGAAGTATTTTCAAACAAGGTTTGGtcgtttcattattaaaaactacAGAATAAATCCTTCCAATGAATCTTTGATAAAAGGAGATGATGTAACATTTAACGAATTTGCAGCTTATTTAGTTGACCCCAAAATGAGTTTTAATGAACACTGGATACCCATTTATAATTTGTGCCATCCATGTCTCATAAACTATGATATTATTGGAAAATATGAAACTTTGTATGAAGATTCTGATTTTGTTTTGAGGAGTGCTGGCGTGCACACAAAATTTCCACGACTAACCAAGACTTCTAGTACGTCaaataagttatataaatatttcaattcattatcAGAAAAcactataaataaattgtataatattTACTTACTTGATTTCAAGTTGTTTGGCTATACTTTGAATAAATTTTGA